The genomic interval ATTTCAGCACTTAAATCTAGTGGTGGTAAAATCGCAGGAATTGTTAAAACTCTTCAGGAAAGAGAAGGTTAAGGAACACCTTATAAGTTTCATATTATTATAAATTATTTTTCACGTCAAATTTTAAAAACTCTATAAAATGGCAGATTTAAAAGCGTTTGCTGAGCAATTAGTAAACTTAACAGTAAAAGAAGTTAACGAATTAGCTCAAATCCTTAAAGACGAGTATGGTATCGAACCAGCTGCTGCTGCAGTTGCTGTTGCAGGTCCTGCTGGTGATGCTGCTCCTGCAGCTGAAGAAAAATCTACTTTCGATGTTATCTTGAAAGAAGCTGGTGGTGCTAAATTAGCAGTTGTTAAGTTGGTTAAAGACTTAACTGGATTAGGTTTGAAAGAAGCTAAAGACTTAGTTGACGGTGCACCAAAAGAATTAAAAACTGGTGTTTCTAAAGACGAAGCTGAAGCTTTGAAAAAACAATTAGAAGAAGCTGGAGCTGTAGTTGAGATTAAGTAATCACTTAATTTTAATATAACTTTAACATAGACTCCGACTGTACAGTCGGAGTCTATACCTGTTTATATACATTTCATCTAAGTTTGGTTGGTGAGATGTTCACGGCAAACCAAACAAATAGTTTATTCTTAAACTAAATTAACTTTAGTACCTTGGCAAATAAAGTCGACCAAAGAGTAAATTTTGCACGTAGTAAGCACATCATAGATTACCCGGATTTTCTAGATGTACAGTTGCAATCATTCAGAGAATTTTTCCAGATAGAAACTACTTCAGACAACCGTCATACAGAGGGCTTGTTTAAAGTATTTGCTGAAAACTTTCCAATCACTGATTCCAGAAATATTTTCGTTTTGGAATTCCTTGATTATTTTATTGACCCACCACGTTATGATATACCTGAGTGTATTGACCGTGGGTTAACTTATAGTGTTCCCTTAAAGGCAAAGTTGAAATTGTCTTGTAATGATGCGGAGCACGAAGATTTTGAAACTATCATTCAGGATGTATATCTGGGTACTATTCCATATATGACCCCTAAAGGTACATTCGTAATCAACGGTGCAGAGCGTGTAATTGTTTCTCAGTTACACAGGTCTCCAGGTGTGTTCTTCGGTCAAAGCCGTCACACGAACGGAACCAAGCTTTATTCTGCGCGCGTGATTCCTTTCAAAGGATCCTGGATCGAGTTTGCTACTGACGTGAATAACGTCATGTATGCTTATATCGACCGTAAGAAAAAATTCCCGGTTACCACACTTTTACGTGCTATTGGTTACGATTCTGATAAAGACATCCTTGAATTGTTTGACTTGGCTGATGAGGTTAAGGTCAGCAAATCTGGTTTGAAAAAATATATCGGACGTAAGCTTGCTGCAAGAGTTTTAAGAAAATGGGTTGAAGATTTTGTAGACGAAGATACTGGTGAAGTAGTTTCGATAGATCGTAACGAAGTGATCTTAGACAGGGATACTGTTTTAGAAGACGAGCATATTGATATGATCATTGATGCTGGCGTTAAAACTATTATCTTATCTAAAGATGATGGTGCTAGTCAGGCTGATTATACTATTATATATAATACATTACAGAAAGATACTTCAAACTCTGAAAAAGAGGCTGTTGAAAACATCTATCGTGCTTTGCGTAACGCAGAACCACCTGATGAGGAAACTGCAAGAGGTATCATTGAACGTTTATTCTTCTCAGACAAACGTTATGACTTAGGAGATGTTGGTCGTTACCGCATCAACCGTAAGCTGAAGATGGATACTCCTGATCACGTTAAAGTATTAACAAAGGCAGATATTATTGCAATTGTTAAATACCTGATCAAATTAATCAACTCCAAAGAAGAGGTCGATGATATTGACCACTTGTCAAACCGTCGTGTACGTACAGTAGGTGAGCAGTTATATGCTCAGTTTGGTGTAGGTCTGGCGCGTATGGCACGTACAATCCGTGAGCGGATGAACATTCGTGATAATGAGGTTTTCACCCCAACAGACTTAATTAATGCCCGTACTTTATCGTCGGTTATTAATTCATTCTTTGGTACAAACCAGTTGTCACAGTTTATGGACCAGACTAATCCTCTTGCAGAGATTACGCACAAGCGTCGTCTTTCAGCATTAGGCCCAGGTGGTCTTTCCCGTGAAAGAGCTGGTTTCGAGGTGCGTGACGTTCACTATACCCACTACGGCAGGTTGTGTACGATTGAAACACCAGAGGGACCAAACATTGGTTTGATTTCATCTCTTTGTGTACATGCGAAGATCAATACATTAGGATTTATAGAAACTCCATACAAGATCGTAAGAGACGGTGTCGTTGCTGTAGATGAAGATGTAATTTATCTTTCTGCGGAAGATGAAGATGGTAAAACTATCGCACAGGCAAACGCTGCTTATGATGATAAAGGTAATTTCACCACTACCCGTGTTAAAGCACGTTATGAGGGTGACTTCCCGATTATTGAGCCTGAGAAATTAGACTTAATGGACGTGGCACCTAATCAGATTACTTCGATTGCTGCTTCATTGATTCCTTTCCTTGAGCATGATGATGCGAACAGGGCCCTGATGGGTTCCAACATGCAACGTCAGGCCGTACCATTGTTACGTCCGGAGGCTCCGATTGTTGGTACTGGTCTGGAAGGTCGTGTTGCACGTGACTCGAGAACATTGATCAATGCTGAAGGTGATGGTGTTGTTGAATATGTGGATGCAAATGAAATCACTATTAAATATGTAAGAAACGATGCAGATCGTTTAGTATCATTTGAAGGTGATAGCAAAACTTACAGATTAATTAAATTCAAGAAAACCAATCAGAATACTTGTATCAACTTAAAACCAATTGTTAAAAAAGGTCAGAAAGTTGTTAAAGGACAAGTACTTTGTGAAGGTTATGCAACTGAAAACGGTGAACTTGCTTTAGGCAGGAACCTTAAAGTAGCGTTCATGCCTTGGCAGGGATATAACTTTGAGGATGCGATTGTAATCAGTGAACGTATTGTTCGTGAAGACATTTTCACTTCATTGCATATTGAAGAGTTTGAATTAGAAGTACGTGATACAAAACGTGGAGAAGAGGAATTAACACCGGATATCCCTAACGTTTCTGAAGAAGCTACTAAAGATTTAGATGAAAACGGTATTATTCGTATTGGTGCTGAAGTAAAAGAAGGCGATATCCTGATTGGTAAAATTACACCAAAAGGTGAGTCTGATCCTTCACCGGAAGAGAAATTATTACGCGCTATCTTTGGAGATAAAGCAGGTGATGTGAAAGATGCATCCCTGAAAACTCCTCCTTCGATCAGAGGTGTTGTAATTGATACTAAATTATTCTCAAGAGCTAAGAAAACTACTAAAGCTGAAGAAAAAGCAGCGATAGAGAAATTAGATAAGAGATATAATCTGGCTACAACCAATCTTAAAAATGAGTTGGTTGACAAATTGTTCCAGATTGTAAATGGTAAAACTTCTCAGGGTATTTTCAACGTTTACAAGGAATTATTATTCCCTAAAGGTGCTAAGTTTACTCAAAAAAGTTTGGCTGATTTAGAATTCGCTCACATTAATCCATACAAATGGACTACTGATGACGATAAAAATGATCAGATCAAAATTTTGATTCATAACTACGGTATCCGTGTAAACGAAGAACTGGGTGCATATAAACGTGATAAATTCGCCATCAGTGTTGGTGATGAATTGCCATCAGGTATTGTGCAAATGGCTAAAGTTTATGTGGCTAAAAAACGTAAACTAAAAGTAGGGGATAAAATGGCTGGTCGTCACGGTAATAAGGGTATTGTTGCCCGTATCGTTCGTGATGAAGATATGCCGTTCCTTGATGATGGAACTCCTGTTGATATCGTGTTGAACCCACTGGGTGTACCTTCACGTATGAACCTTGGACAGATCTACGAAACTGTATTGGCATGGGCCGGTAAAGAATTGGGTGTGAAATTCGCAACTCCGATCTTTGATGGTGCCAAGCATGATGAAGTTGAAGAGTGGATCGCTAAAGCTGGTGTTCCTGCTTCAGGAAGAACTTACTTACATAATGGTTTAACAGGTGAGCGTTTCGACCAGCCTACTACAGTAGGTATTATCTACATGCTGAAATTAGGTCACATGGTTGATGATAAAATGCATGCCCGTTCAATCGGACCATATTCATTAATTACACAACAACCATTGGGTGGTAAAGCTCAATTCGGGGGTCAGCGTTTTGGTGAGATGGAGGTTTGGGCATTAGAAGCATTTGGTGCGGCTAATATTCTACAAGAGATCCTGACTGTGAAGTCTGATGATGTAATCGGTAGAGCCAAAACTTATGAAGCAATTGTAAAAGGCGAAAACCTGCCGACTCCAGGTGTACCGGAATCATTCAATGTACTGGTACATGAGCTGCGCGGATTAGGTTTAGATATTACGTTAGACTAATGTTGAATTTTTTAATGTCGGAATGGGACCTGTTAAAGGAACCCATTCTGACTTTTTAAATTTTCAAATTCAAACAACAGAGCTATGTCTTACAAAAAGGATAATAAATTAAAAAGCAATTTCACCTCGATTACCATTAGTTTGGCATCGCCGGAGGCTATTTTAGAGCGCTCTAGTGGTGAGGTGTTAAAACCTGAGACTATTAATTATCGTACTTACAAACCTGAACGTGATGGTTTGTTCTGCGAGCGTATTTTTGGTCCGGTAAAAGATTACGAATGTCACTGTGGTAAATACAAACGTATCCGTTATAAAGGTATTGTTTGTGACCGTTGTGGTGTTGAGGTAACGGAGAAAAAAGTGCGCAGAGAGCGTATGGGACACATTAACTTAGTAGTTCCTGTTGCGCATATCTGGTATTTCCGTTCATTACCAAATAAAATTGGTTACTTATTAGGCCTTCCTACCAAAAGATTGGATTTGATCATTTACTACGAGCGTTATGTAGTTATTCAGTCTGGTTTAATGGAAGAACAAGGGATCCAGTATATGGACTTCCTTACTGAGGAAGAGTACCTTGATATTCTTGATAAATTACCTAAAGAAAACCAATACTTAGACGATAAAGATCCTAATAAATTCATCGCCAAAATGGGTGCTGAAGCATTAGAAGATTTATTGAAACGTATTGACTTAGATACTTTATCTTATAACTTACGTCACCAGGCTGCGAATGAGACTTCTCAACAACGTAAAAACGAAGCATTAAAACGTTTACAGGTTGTGGAAGCTTTCCGTGGTGCAAGAACACGTATTGAAAATAATCCAGAATGGATGATTATCAAAATTGTTCCTGTTATTCCACCGGAATTACGTCCGTTAGTACCTCTTGAAGGTGGTCGTTTCGCTACTTCAGATTTAAATGATCTGTACCGTCGTGTGATTATCCGTAACAACCGTTTAAAGCGTTTGATCGAGATTAAAGCACCTGAGGTTATTTTACGTAACGAAAAACGTATGTTACAGGAAGCTGTAGATTCGTTATTCGATAATTCACGTAAAGTAAATGCGGTAAAAACTGAAGGTAACCGTGCTTTGAAATCTCTTTCAGATATCCTGAAAGGTAAACAAGGTCGTTTCCGTCAGAATTTATTGGGTAAACGTGTGGATTACTCTGCGCGTTCGGTAATTGTTGTAGGTCCAAACCTTAAATTACACGAATGTGGTTTACCTAAAGATATGGCTGCTGAGCTTTTCAAACCGTTTATCATTCGTAAGATGATTGAGCGTGGAATCGTGAAAACAGTTAAATCTGCAAAGAAAATTGTTGATAGAAAAGATCCATTAGTTTGGGATATTCTTGAGAACGTTTTAAAAGGCCATCCTGTATTACTGAATCGTGCACCTACGCTGCACAGATTGGGTATCCAGTCTTTCCAGCCTAAATTGGTGGAAGGAAAAGCAATCCAGTTACACCCGTTAGTGTGTACTGCATTCAACGCCGATTTTGACGGTGACCAGATGGCTGTGCATTTACCTTTAGGTCATGCTGCTATTTTGGAAGCCCAGGTATTGATGTTAGCTGCGCACAACATTCTGAACCCTGCAAATGGTACTCCGATTACTGTACCATCTCAGGATATGGTTTTGGGTCTTTATTATATTACTAAAGGCCGCAGAACTGACGAAAACCGTGTGGTTAACGGACAGGATTCCTCATTCTATTCTCCGGAAGAAGTTATCATTGCTTACAATGAGAAACGTATTGATCTTCATGCGTTTATTAAAGTAAAGGTAAATGTTAAAGATTCTGACGGAAATATCGTTAATAAACTAACTGAAACTACTGTTGGTCGTGTACTGTTTAATCAAATGGTTCCGGCAGAAGTAGGATATATCAATGAATTGCTGACTAAAAAATCACTGAGAGATATTATCGGTGATGTAGTTAAGGTTACTGGTATGGCCCGTGCGTCAAGATTCCTTGATGATATTAAAGAGCTAGGTTTCCAAATGGCATTCAGAGGTGGACTATCGTTTAACTTGCAGGATGTGAACATCCCTGCAGAGAAACAAGTTCTTTTAGAACAGGCTTCTGCTGAAGTTGAAGAGGTAAGGAATAACTATAACATGGGATTCATTACCAATAATGAGCGTTACAATCAGATTATCGATATCTGGACTCGTATCAACAACCGTTTAACATCATTCGTGATGACTCAGTTATCAAGCGATAACCAGGGCTTTAACTCGGTATATATGATGCTTGACTCTGGAGCACGTGGATCTAAAGAGCAGATTCGTCAGCTTTGCGGAATGCGTGGTCTGATGGCAAAACCTCAGAAATCAGGTTCAGGTGGTGAAATTATTGAGAATCCGATTCTTTCGAACTTTAAAGAAGGACTATCAGTATTAGAATACTTTATCTCTACCCACGGTGCGCGTAAAGGTTTGGCGGATACAGCGTTAAAAACTGCAGATGCTGGTTACCTGACCCGTCGTTTACATGACGTTGCTCAGGATATGATCGTGAACGCTGCTGATTGTGGTACTTTAAGAGGTATGTATACTACTGCGTTGAAAGATAACGAAGATATCGTTGAACCATTATATGACAGAATTTTAGGTCGTATTTCACTTCATGATGTATTTAATCCTTTGGATGGTGCATTATTAGTAGGTGCTGGTCAGGATATTGATGAAGACATCGCAAAAGCAATCGAAGAATCTCCTTTAGAAGGCGTGGAAATACGTTCAGTATTGACATGTGAAAACAAAAGAGGTGTTTGTGCGCTTTGTTACGGACGTAACCTTGCAACGGGTAAACGTGTTCAACGTGGAGAAGCTGTCGGTGTAATTGCTGCACAGTCTATCGGTGAGCCGGGTACACAGTTAACATTACGTACGTTCCACGTGGGTGGTACCGCATCGAACATTGCTGCTGAATCTCAGATCAATGCGAAGTTTGATGGTATCATAGAATTCGAAAACGTTCGTACTGTAGCAAATGACACAGGTGAACAAGGTGTGAAACAAATTGTTTTAGGCCGTTCAGGTGAATTCAAAATCGTAGAAAAAGGTACTGGTAAAGTTATCATGACCAATAATATCCCTTACGGTTCATTCTTATATGTTGAAGAAGGAGCTGAAATTAAAAAAGGAGATAAAATTTGTTCATGGGATCCATATAACGCGGTTATTATCTCGGAGTTTGCCGGTAAAATCGAATTTGATGCAATTATTGAAGGTGTTACCTTCCGTGAAGAATCAGATGAGCAAACCGGTCACCGTGAGAAAGTAATTATCGATACACGTGATAAAACTAAAAATCCATCAGTAAGAGTTGTAGATAAAAAAGGTGAATTAATCAGACAGTATAACATTCCTGTTGGAGCTCACGTTTCTATCGATGATGGAGAAGCGGTTAAGACTGGTCAGATCTTAGTTAAAATCCCTCGTGCTACAGGAAAAACAAGAGATATTACGGGTGGTTTACCACGTGTAACTGAATTGTTCGAAGCACGTAATCCTTCTAATCCGGCTGTAGTAACTGAGATTGATGGTGTAGTAACTTTAGGTGGTGTGAAACGTGGTAATCGTGAGATGACTATCGAATCAAAAGATGGTGAGATCAAGAAATATCTGGTACCATTATCTAAACACATCCTGGTTCAGGACAATGACTTCGTGAAAGCTGGTATGCCATTATCAGACGGATCGATTTCTCCTGCGGATATCTTAGCAATTAAAGGTCCTGCTGCTGTACAAGAATACTTAGTGAATGGTATCCAGGAAGTTTACCGTTTACAAGGTGTAAAAATCAATGATAAACACTTTGAGGTTATTGTACATCAGATGATGCAGAAAGTTCATATCGAAGATCCGGGTGATACTACATTCTTAGAAAATAATTCTGTAGATCGTTGGGACTTCATGATTGAAAACGATGATATCTATGACAAGAAAGTTGTTATTGATGCTGGTGATTCAAATACGGTTAAACCAGGTCAGATTCTTTCTCTGCGTAAATTAAGAGATGAAAATTCTCAGTTAAAACGTAAAGATTTGAAACAGATCGAAGTTCGTGATGCAAGATCAGCAACTGCTAGTTCTGTATTACAAGGTATTACACGTGCATCATTAGGTACTAAATCATTCATCTCTGCAGCTTCCTTCCAGGAAACTACAAAAGTATTGAACGAAGCTGCAATTGCAGGTAAACGTGATAATATGCTTGGATTGAAAGAAAACGTAATCGTTGGTCACTTGATTCCTTCAGGAACTGGTGTTCGTGGATACGAACGTATTATCGTGGGTTCACAAGAAGAATATGACAAATTATTAGCTTCGAAACAAGAAGAAGAAATAGAAGCATAATTTAAATAGTTAATTTTTTTTAATCCCTCCTGATCTTGTCAGGGGGGATTTTTTTTTAATATAGCTACCATGCTAAGGAATTAAAGAAGTAGTTTTGTAGTATGGAAAACGAGAACAACGAGAATCAGATTAACATTGAACTTTCTGAAGAGATAGCAGAAGGTATATTTTCAAATCTTGCAATAATCACACACTCCAATACGGAGTTT from Pedobacter sp. WC2423 carries:
- the rplL gene encoding 50S ribosomal protein L7/L12, whose amino-acid sequence is MADLKAFAEQLVNLTVKEVNELAQILKDEYGIEPAAAAVAVAGPAGDAAPAAEEKSTFDVILKEAGGAKLAVVKLVKDLTGLGLKEAKDLVDGAPKELKTGVSKDEAEALKKQLEEAGAVVEIK
- the rpoB gene encoding DNA-directed RNA polymerase subunit beta, with the translated sequence MANKVDQRVNFARSKHIIDYPDFLDVQLQSFREFFQIETTSDNRHTEGLFKVFAENFPITDSRNIFVLEFLDYFIDPPRYDIPECIDRGLTYSVPLKAKLKLSCNDAEHEDFETIIQDVYLGTIPYMTPKGTFVINGAERVIVSQLHRSPGVFFGQSRHTNGTKLYSARVIPFKGSWIEFATDVNNVMYAYIDRKKKFPVTTLLRAIGYDSDKDILELFDLADEVKVSKSGLKKYIGRKLAARVLRKWVEDFVDEDTGEVVSIDRNEVILDRDTVLEDEHIDMIIDAGVKTIILSKDDGASQADYTIIYNTLQKDTSNSEKEAVENIYRALRNAEPPDEETARGIIERLFFSDKRYDLGDVGRYRINRKLKMDTPDHVKVLTKADIIAIVKYLIKLINSKEEVDDIDHLSNRRVRTVGEQLYAQFGVGLARMARTIRERMNIRDNEVFTPTDLINARTLSSVINSFFGTNQLSQFMDQTNPLAEITHKRRLSALGPGGLSRERAGFEVRDVHYTHYGRLCTIETPEGPNIGLISSLCVHAKINTLGFIETPYKIVRDGVVAVDEDVIYLSAEDEDGKTIAQANAAYDDKGNFTTTRVKARYEGDFPIIEPEKLDLMDVAPNQITSIAASLIPFLEHDDANRALMGSNMQRQAVPLLRPEAPIVGTGLEGRVARDSRTLINAEGDGVVEYVDANEITIKYVRNDADRLVSFEGDSKTYRLIKFKKTNQNTCINLKPIVKKGQKVVKGQVLCEGYATENGELALGRNLKVAFMPWQGYNFEDAIVISERIVREDIFTSLHIEEFELEVRDTKRGEEELTPDIPNVSEEATKDLDENGIIRIGAEVKEGDILIGKITPKGESDPSPEEKLLRAIFGDKAGDVKDASLKTPPSIRGVVIDTKLFSRAKKTTKAEEKAAIEKLDKRYNLATTNLKNELVDKLFQIVNGKTSQGIFNVYKELLFPKGAKFTQKSLADLEFAHINPYKWTTDDDKNDQIKILIHNYGIRVNEELGAYKRDKFAISVGDELPSGIVQMAKVYVAKKRKLKVGDKMAGRHGNKGIVARIVRDEDMPFLDDGTPVDIVLNPLGVPSRMNLGQIYETVLAWAGKELGVKFATPIFDGAKHDEVEEWIAKAGVPASGRTYLHNGLTGERFDQPTTVGIIYMLKLGHMVDDKMHARSIGPYSLITQQPLGGKAQFGGQRFGEMEVWALEAFGAANILQEILTVKSDDVIGRAKTYEAIVKGENLPTPGVPESFNVLVHELRGLGLDITLD
- the rpoC gene encoding DNA-directed RNA polymerase subunit beta', with product MSYKKDNKLKSNFTSITISLASPEAILERSSGEVLKPETINYRTYKPERDGLFCERIFGPVKDYECHCGKYKRIRYKGIVCDRCGVEVTEKKVRRERMGHINLVVPVAHIWYFRSLPNKIGYLLGLPTKRLDLIIYYERYVVIQSGLMEEQGIQYMDFLTEEEYLDILDKLPKENQYLDDKDPNKFIAKMGAEALEDLLKRIDLDTLSYNLRHQAANETSQQRKNEALKRLQVVEAFRGARTRIENNPEWMIIKIVPVIPPELRPLVPLEGGRFATSDLNDLYRRVIIRNNRLKRLIEIKAPEVILRNEKRMLQEAVDSLFDNSRKVNAVKTEGNRALKSLSDILKGKQGRFRQNLLGKRVDYSARSVIVVGPNLKLHECGLPKDMAAELFKPFIIRKMIERGIVKTVKSAKKIVDRKDPLVWDILENVLKGHPVLLNRAPTLHRLGIQSFQPKLVEGKAIQLHPLVCTAFNADFDGDQMAVHLPLGHAAILEAQVLMLAAHNILNPANGTPITVPSQDMVLGLYYITKGRRTDENRVVNGQDSSFYSPEEVIIAYNEKRIDLHAFIKVKVNVKDSDGNIVNKLTETTVGRVLFNQMVPAEVGYINELLTKKSLRDIIGDVVKVTGMARASRFLDDIKELGFQMAFRGGLSFNLQDVNIPAEKQVLLEQASAEVEEVRNNYNMGFITNNERYNQIIDIWTRINNRLTSFVMTQLSSDNQGFNSVYMMLDSGARGSKEQIRQLCGMRGLMAKPQKSGSGGEIIENPILSNFKEGLSVLEYFISTHGARKGLADTALKTADAGYLTRRLHDVAQDMIVNAADCGTLRGMYTTALKDNEDIVEPLYDRILGRISLHDVFNPLDGALLVGAGQDIDEDIAKAIEESPLEGVEIRSVLTCENKRGVCALCYGRNLATGKRVQRGEAVGVIAAQSIGEPGTQLTLRTFHVGGTASNIAAESQINAKFDGIIEFENVRTVANDTGEQGVKQIVLGRSGEFKIVEKGTGKVIMTNNIPYGSFLYVEEGAEIKKGDKICSWDPYNAVIISEFAGKIEFDAIIEGVTFREESDEQTGHREKVIIDTRDKTKNPSVRVVDKKGELIRQYNIPVGAHVSIDDGEAVKTGQILVKIPRATGKTRDITGGLPRVTELFEARNPSNPAVVTEIDGVVTLGGVKRGNREMTIESKDGEIKKYLVPLSKHILVQDNDFVKAGMPLSDGSISPADILAIKGPAAVQEYLVNGIQEVYRLQGVKINDKHFEVIVHQMMQKVHIEDPGDTTFLENNSVDRWDFMIENDDIYDKKVVIDAGDSNTVKPGQILSLRKLRDENSQLKRKDLKQIEVRDARSATASSVLQGITRASLGTKSFISAASFQETTKVLNEAAIAGKRDNMLGLKENVIVGHLIPSGTGVRGYERIIVGSQEEYDKLLASKQEEEIEA